The following nucleotide sequence is from Psychroserpens sp. Hel_I_66.
AAAACTATTTTTATGATAATAACAATTACTCTAACGCTTTCTACTTTAGTCGCTTTAAACTTCTTGTTATTGATTTTTAGCTGTAATAAACCAACAAGAAGAGTTTCACAAGAAAAGCCAAAATTAATCAAATCACCAAAACCAATCGCTGAGACAAAACAACTTTCTACAAATGTATTAGCTCCAACAGGAAGTTAAAAATCACCAAACTATTTCCTTTTTATTTTTTGATTTTAATAGTTCATTCGTTTTACTAAAATGCTTATTACCAAACCAATAACCTCTATTTGCACTTAAAGGTGATGGATGTCCTGAGGTAAGAATGACATGTTTTTTGCTGTCTATTAATTTTGCTTTATTCTTCGCAAAACCACCCCAAAGTAAAAACACAATATCTTTTTTTTCGTTGCTAATTACTTCAATCACTTTATCTGTAAATTGTTCCCAACCTTTTTTTTGATGGCTTCCAGCTTGATGCGCTCTTACTGTTAATGTTGCATTTAAAAGCAAAATGCCTTGTTTGGCCAAATATTCTAGATTACCAGATTTAGGGTATGGCCGACTAATATCATTTTCGATTTCTTTAAAAATATTTATTAATGATGGTGGATGTGGGATACCATCTGCAACAGAAAAACACAAACCATTGGCCTGCCCTAAACCATGATAGGGATCTTGTCCAATAATAACAACTTTAAGATCCTCAAAAGAGCATAAATCAAATGCAGAAAAGATCTGTGATCCTGGCGGGAAACATTGAGTAGTCTCATATTCTTTTTTTATAAACTTCACTAAATCCTTAAAATATGGTTTTTCAAATTCGGGTGTTAGTTTTGCTTTCCAACTATCGTGAATATTAACATTCATAACTATTATTCTTTGTGTCTAAAATATAAAATAACTCTTTCACTATAAAATCATGAGCGGTTTAAAAACATAAAAAGGACTTATTGGCACCACTTAAAAGGTTAAACATTTTATTACTAAACCCATTATAAGTAAATTTGTAATCCTTAAAGCTATGAGGGAGACTACAAATGATTAACATTCACGAAAAGACGCTTAAAGATATTGAGTTCAATGCTGTTTTAGAACAAGTAGCAAATAGCTGTATAACAGATTTGGGCCGACTTGAAGCCCTAAAAATAAAACCATTATCTACCAGAGAGCATGTTCTACAGTCACTTGATTTTACTAATGAATATGTCTCTTCATTTTATAATGACAATCGTATTCCCAATCATGGTTTTGAGCCTATCACAAAGGAGATCCAGCTTTTAAAAATTGAAAACTCCGTTTTAGAAACCAAAAGTTTTAAAAAAATTGCTTCCATTACATTAACTATTAGTGACATTTTAAAGTTTCTCAAAAAGTTCGAAGAGTATTATCCGTCATTATATAGTTCATCAAATAAACTTGAAGTTGTTTCTCATATTGTTTCAGAAATTGATGCCATCATAGATCGTTTTGGTGATGTAAAAGATAATGCCTCTAC
It contains:
- a CDS encoding uracil-DNA glycosylase — protein: MNVNIHDSWKAKLTPEFEKPYFKDLVKFIKKEYETTQCFPPGSQIFSAFDLCSFEDLKVVIIGQDPYHGLGQANGLCFSVADGIPHPPSLINIFKEIENDISRPYPKSGNLEYLAKQGILLLNATLTVRAHQAGSHQKKGWEQFTDKVIEVISNEKKDIVFLLWGGFAKNKAKLIDSKKHVILTSGHPSPLSANRGYWFGNKHFSKTNELLKSKNKKEIVW